Proteins from a single region of Halorubrum sp. 2020YC2:
- the tmk gene encoding dTMP kinase produces MLITLEGLDGSGKTTVWEALHDVYPGATFTREPTDSWYGEAVGRSMGDPEADPLAELFLYTADHANHLSERVRPALADGDLVISDRYSDSRFAYQGATLARSDAEIQRPLEYVRGIHAAFSRPPDATIYLDLDPETAAERAGRTDKFERDGYLAAVADNYERLIDADPGRFHRVDATRSPEDVIARVEDIVAELVER; encoded by the coding sequence ATGCTGATCACGCTGGAGGGGCTCGACGGCAGCGGCAAGACGACGGTCTGGGAGGCGCTCCACGACGTGTACCCCGGCGCGACGTTCACCCGCGAGCCCACCGACAGCTGGTACGGCGAGGCGGTGGGCCGCTCGATGGGCGACCCGGAGGCCGACCCGCTCGCGGAGCTGTTCCTGTACACCGCCGACCACGCGAACCACCTCTCGGAGAGGGTGCGGCCGGCGCTCGCGGACGGCGACCTGGTGATATCCGACCGCTACTCCGACTCGCGGTTCGCCTATCAGGGGGCGACGCTCGCGCGTTCGGACGCCGAGATCCAGCGCCCGCTGGAGTACGTCCGCGGGATCCACGCCGCGTTCTCTCGCCCGCCGGACGCGACGATCTACCTCGATCTGGACCCGGAGACCGCCGCCGAGCGCGCCGGGCGGACGGACAAGTTCGAGCGCGACGGCTACCTCGCGGCCGTGGCCGACAACTACGAGCGCCTGATCGACGCCGACCCCGGGCGGTTCCACCGCGTCGACGCGACGCGGTCGCCCGAGGACGTGATCGCTCGCGTCGAGGATATCGTGGCGGAACTCGTCGAGCGCTGA
- a CDS encoding DUF5813 family protein has protein sequence MSETDDEAEAADGADSTDDSAGDGPVGDELPGRVRRAFADHGSFEREGDGWVSTTTAFDGRVRAEPAEEGRIRFAVTVRVPTLSAVTADGVADVVEDGWADTFERRAVDVGGVTRKDRAFDPAIEREGDEISVAYALTDINERRGVDDAGALIDFVEGTYVQGVIPGYEYTEPVSNLLSAARQQGGGGPV, from the coding sequence ATGAGCGAGACCGACGACGAGGCCGAGGCCGCCGACGGCGCCGACTCGACCGACGACTCCGCGGGCGACGGCCCCGTGGGCGACGAACTCCCCGGCCGGGTCCGGCGGGCGTTCGCGGACCACGGTTCCTTCGAGCGCGAGGGCGACGGCTGGGTCTCGACGACGACCGCGTTCGACGGGCGCGTCCGCGCCGAGCCGGCCGAGGAGGGCCGGATCCGGTTCGCGGTCACCGTCCGAGTCCCGACCCTCTCCGCGGTCACCGCCGACGGGGTCGCGGACGTCGTCGAGGACGGCTGGGCCGACACGTTCGAGCGGCGCGCGGTCGACGTCGGCGGCGTCACCCGCAAGGACCGGGCGTTCGACCCCGCGATCGAGCGCGAGGGCGACGAGATCTCGGTCGCCTACGCGCTCACCGACATCAACGAGCGGCGGGGCGTCGACGACGCGGGCGCGCTGATCGACTTCGTCGAGGGGACGTACGTTCAGGGCGTCATCCCCGGATACGAGTACACGGAGCCGGTCTCGAACCTGCTCTCGGCGGCGCGACAGCAGGGCGGCGGCGGCCCGGTCTGA